In Malus sylvestris chromosome 15, drMalSylv7.2, whole genome shotgun sequence, a single genomic region encodes these proteins:
- the LOC126604820 gene encoding protein AE7-like 1, with protein MTLGLINANPVVHAKKERVARTEDLHADDAVDPLDIYDFVRDIRDPEHPYSLEQLSVLSEESITVDDKLGRILITFTPTIQHCSMATVIGLCLRVKLKHCFPPHYKVDIKVSPGSHANEESVNKQLNDKERIAAALENPNLRQLVDECLYSNEL; from the exons atgacgtTGGGTCTGATCAATGCGAACCCCGTGGTCCACGCTAAGAAGGAAAGGGTTGCTCGCACCGAAGATCTCCACGCCGACGACGCTGTCGATCCTCTCGATATCTATG ATTTCGTGAGGGATATTAGAGATCCGGAGCACCCCTATTCGTTAGAGCAGCTCAGTGTGCTTTCAGAGGAGTCGATCACAGTGGATGACAAGCTCGGTCGTATTCT GATAACTTTTACGCCGACAATTCAGCATTGCAGTATGGCAACAGTGATAGGTCTGTGCCTGAGAGTTAAACTAAAACATTGCTTCCCTCCTCATTACAAG GTTGACATTAAAGTATCTCCAGGATCTCATGCAAATGAAGAATCAG TTAACAAGCAGTTGAACGATAAAGAAAGAATCGCTGCTGCACTGGAGAATCCCAACCTTCGCCAACTTGTGGACGAGTGCCTGTATTCTAATGAACTCTGA
- the LOC126604819 gene encoding uncharacterized protein LOC126604819: MYLLRRQSQKPTPEDDSAQKDAKVKELRAALGPLSGRNLKYCTDGCLRRYLEARSWNLDKAKKMLEETLRWRATYKPEETRWHEIAHEGETGKVSRATFHDRLGRSVLIMRPAKQNTNSPEDNIRHLVYLIENGILNLPEGQEQMSWLVDFTGFSINTNVTVKTARDIINILQNHYPERLAVAFLYNPPRIFQAFWKAVKYFLDPKTFQKVKFVYPKGKESVELMKTFFDVENLPSELGGQATLKYDHEEFSRMMAEDDVKTAKFWGFDEKPCHITNGHSGAEVAPEPLPVAPAAS, encoded by the exons ATGTATCTTTTGAGAAGACAATCTCAAAAACCAACCCCTGAGGATGATTCTGCACAAAAAGATGCCAAG GTCAAAGAACTCAGGGCTGCACTTGGCCCCCTATCTGGACGTAATTTGAAGTACTGCACTGATGGATGCCTTCGGAGATATTTGGAAGCTCGGAGCTGGAACCTTGATAAGGCGAAGAAAATGCTTGAAGAGACACTAAGGTGGAGGGCAACTTATAAGCCGGAAGAAACCCGTTGG CATGAAATAGCGCATGAAGGTGAGACTGGCAAAGTATCTAGAGCTACTTTCCATGATCGACTTGGGAGAAGCGTGCTTATAATGAGGCCAGCAAAGCAG AACACAAACTCGCCCGAAGATAATATCCGCCATTTAGTCTATCTTATAGAAAATGGTATCCTCAACCTTCCTGAAGGTCAAGAACAAATGTCGTGGTTGGTTGACTTCACTGGATTCTCAATCAACACCAATGTCACCGTCAAGACAGCCCGGGATATTATTAACATTCTACAGAACCATTACCCCGAGAGGCTTGCAGTTGCATTCCTGTATAACCCACCAAGAATTTTTCAGGCATTCTGGAAG GCTGTCAAGTACTTCCTGGATCCCAAGACCTTTCAGAAGGTGAAGTTTGTATACCCTAAAGGTAAAGAAAGTGTGGAGCTCATGAAGACATTCTTTGATGTTGAAAATCTTCCGAGCGAGCTTGGGGGACAAGCCACCCTCAAGTATGACCATGAGGAGTTTTCACGAATGATGGCGGAGGATGATGTGAAAACTGCCAAGTTCTGGGGATTTGACGAGAAGCCTTGCCATATAACAAATGGGCATTCTGGAGCAGAGGTGGCACCGGAGCCTCTCCCCGTCGCACCTGCGGCTAGCTGA